In Longimicrobiaceae bacterium, the following proteins share a genomic window:
- a CDS encoding ABC transporter permease, whose product MDILLQDLRYAVRTLLRAPGFTAVAVLTLALGIGATSAIFSAVYAVVLRPFPFADPQRVVLMEETWRGEPGDVSPANFVELLGEKGVFEGLAASRSGSFNLDAGGEPERVEGERVTSGYFAAFGAAPALGRTFAPAEDPPGGERVAIVSHRLWMRRLGGDAAVVGRPVRVGGEPYTVVGVMPQEFDATAGPSDLWLPLALTPEQASKRDEHYLMVFGRLLPGVTLEAARARMAAAGAGLVRRFPKDNAERSLRLTPYVDAVVGDYRQRLMVMLGAVGFVLLIACANVASLVLARAAGRSREIAIRGALGAGRWRVVRQMLTESAVLGGAGAAAGLALAWWGVGALVAAGPPGIPRLEQAAIDGPVLAFTAAVALASTVLLGLAPALRAARPDLQGTLNQGGRGSTAGPASDRLRAALVVGEVALALTLLVGAGLLVRSAVLLAGVQPGFDPDGLVAGRLSLPAARYARPEDVSGAMERIAAELAATPGVEASAVATTAAFDGAGSTNGLVPEGRPLEAASAIDSRMRIVTPGYFGALRIPLRRGRDFTAADGPGAPRVIVVSEAFARVAWPGQNPMGKRIACCEAGPDGAPLWKEVVGVAGDVHSDGPAQPSGPEFYLPVRQAPAAAWSWTQRSMTLVARGRGGSGAVTAAMRAAAHAVDPSLPLYEVATLRDRIGQSTLRERFNGGLLSVLGAIGLLLAVVGIYGVTAYFVTQRTHEIGVRVALGAASRDVLRLVVGRGLGLALLGVALGSAASLALTRFLSGFLFGVSPTDPLTFVVVAALLAGVALLASWLPARRAVRVDPMVALRQD is encoded by the coding sequence ATGGACATCCTTCTCCAGGACCTGCGGTACGCCGTGCGCACGCTGCTCCGCGCGCCGGGCTTCACCGCGGTGGCAGTGCTCACGCTGGCGCTGGGCATCGGCGCGACTTCAGCCATCTTCAGCGCCGTGTACGCCGTCGTCCTGCGGCCCTTCCCGTTCGCGGACCCGCAGCGGGTGGTGCTGATGGAGGAGACGTGGCGCGGTGAGCCGGGCGACGTGTCGCCCGCCAACTTCGTGGAGCTCCTGGGGGAGAAGGGCGTCTTCGAGGGCCTGGCGGCGTCGCGGTCCGGCAGCTTCAACCTGGACGCGGGCGGCGAGCCGGAGCGCGTGGAGGGCGAGCGCGTGACCAGCGGCTACTTCGCCGCGTTCGGCGCCGCTCCCGCGCTGGGCCGCACCTTCGCGCCGGCCGAGGACCCGCCCGGCGGCGAGCGCGTCGCCATCGTCAGCCACCGGCTTTGGATGCGGCGCCTGGGCGGCGACGCGGCCGTGGTGGGGCGCCCGGTGCGCGTGGGCGGCGAGCCGTACACCGTGGTGGGCGTGATGCCGCAGGAGTTCGACGCGACCGCGGGACCGTCGGACCTGTGGCTGCCGCTCGCCCTCACGCCCGAGCAGGCGTCCAAGCGCGACGAGCACTACCTGATGGTCTTCGGCCGGCTGCTGCCCGGCGTCACGCTGGAGGCGGCGCGGGCGCGGATGGCCGCGGCGGGGGCGGGCCTGGTGCGGCGCTTCCCCAAGGACAACGCGGAGCGTTCGCTGCGGCTCACCCCGTACGTGGACGCGGTGGTGGGCGACTACCGCCAGCGGCTCATGGTGATGCTGGGCGCCGTGGGCTTCGTGCTCCTCATCGCCTGCGCCAACGTGGCGAGTTTGGTGCTTGCCCGCGCCGCCGGCCGCTCGCGCGAGATCGCCATCCGCGGCGCGCTGGGCGCCGGCCGCTGGCGCGTCGTCCGGCAGATGCTCACTGAGAGCGCGGTGCTGGGCGGCGCGGGCGCGGCGGCCGGGCTGGCGCTGGCGTGGTGGGGCGTCGGCGCGCTGGTGGCCGCCGGCCCTCCGGGAATCCCCCGGCTGGAGCAGGCCGCCATCGACGGGCCCGTGCTCGCCTTCACGGCCGCCGTGGCGCTCGCCAGCACGGTGCTGCTTGGCCTGGCGCCCGCGCTCCGGGCGGCGCGGCCGGACCTGCAGGGCACGTTGAACCAGGGCGGGCGGGGATCGACCGCGGGCCCGGCGAGCGACCGCCTGCGCGCCGCCCTGGTGGTGGGCGAGGTCGCGCTGGCGCTCACGCTGCTCGTGGGCGCGGGGCTGCTGGTGCGGAGCGCCGTGCTGCTGGCCGGCGTGCAGCCGGGCTTCGACCCGGACGGGCTCGTCGCCGGCCGCCTCTCGCTGCCCGCCGCGCGCTACGCCCGGCCGGAAGACGTGTCCGGAGCGATGGAGCGCATCGCCGCGGAACTGGCCGCCACGCCGGGTGTGGAGGCGTCGGCCGTGGCGACGACGGCGGCGTTCGACGGCGCGGGGAGCACGAACGGCCTGGTGCCCGAGGGCCGGCCGCTGGAGGCGGCGAGCGCCATCGACAGCCGCATGCGCATCGTGACGCCCGGCTACTTCGGCGCGCTGCGGATCCCGCTGCGGCGCGGGCGGGACTTCACGGCGGCGGACGGGCCGGGCGCGCCCAGGGTGATCGTGGTGAGCGAAGCGTTCGCGCGGGTGGCGTGGCCTGGGCAGAACCCCATGGGCAAGCGCATCGCCTGCTGCGAGGCGGGCCCGGACGGCGCGCCGCTGTGGAAGGAGGTCGTGGGCGTAGCGGGCGACGTCCATTCCGACGGTCCCGCGCAGCCGTCCGGGCCGGAGTTCTACCTGCCCGTGCGCCAGGCCCCCGCGGCCGCGTGGAGCTGGACGCAGCGCTCCATGACGCTGGTGGCGCGCGGGCGCGGCGGCTCCGGCGCGGTGACGGCGGCCATGCGCGCCGCGGCACATGCGGTGGACCCCTCGCTGCCGCTGTACGAGGTCGCCACGCTGCGCGACCGCATCGGCCAGTCCACGCTGCGCGAGCGGTTCAACGGCGGGCTGCTGTCGGTGCTGGGAGCCATCGGGCTGCTGCTGGCGGTGGTGGGCATCTACGGCGTCACCGCGTACTTCGTCACCCAGCGCACGCACGAGATCGGCGTGCGCGTGGCTCTCGGCGCCGCCTCGCGCGACGTGCTGCGGCTGGTGGTGGGGCGCGGGCTGGGGCTGGCGCTGCTGGGCGTGGCGCTGGGCTCGGCCGCGTCGCTCGCGCTCACCCGCTTCCTCTCCGGCTTCCTCTTCGGCGTGAGC